Part of the Haloarcula sp. H-GB4 genome is shown below.
CTGAGCCGCTCGATGCGGGCATCGAGCGGCGACTCAAGGAATTCTGGGAGAATACGTCCTGTCCACGGTGCGGACACAACTCCGTTCGAACGTGGCCACATCTCGACCGCGTTCACTGCCGTGACTGTAACTTCAAGCCGGTCTACACCTACGGAACGCCGTTTCACGAGAAGCACCTCTCCTGCGGCGAGGTGCTTCTCGCATTCACGCTCTACGCGGACACGTTGCTCAGTATCAACCAGATCGCGCCATTGCTCGGTCGGGCCTACAAAACCGTTCACACGGCGATTCGAGAGGTGGAAGCCGCGGTTCAGCGCGGCTTCCCCGTTGTCTGGGGGCTCCTCGACCAGACCATCGATGGACCGACACAAGTCGACGAATCTGGCAAGGTCTGCTCGGGCTACAAAGGGCAAGAGCCGCCGCGGAACAGCCGTTCTCGCGGCGGCTCATCCCAGACAGGCCGATCACGCTGGCGAGGCCGCCACGGTGATCAGTTGACGCTCGTCGCGGCATGCCGCGACTCGCTTCGCGTGATTCGCGGCCAGCTCGGCATCGACTACAGTGGCGATCTTGAACCAGTGATTCAGGAGGCTGGAGACCTCTCCCAGCCGCTGGGAGAGGTCTGGACCGACGGACTCCAAGCGTACCGAGAAATGGAGCGTGACCACCGAACAGTCGTCCACAAAGAGCAGTACGTATCGCCCGACGGCGTCCACATTAACCAAGCAGAGTGCCTGTTTTCGCTCGTCCAGCCGTGGCTGCGGAAGTTCCGCGGCCTGTCCAAGCAGGGCTTGGAACAGGCCGCTCACACCTTCGGTATCGTTCGTTCACTCAACCTAGCTGGTGAATCCACCGAGTCAATCATTGACTGTGTCGTTATCGGGGCTTTCCACAGTTTTACATAAGAGTGCCGAAGAATGAGGTAGCACCATCCGTTTTTACGAATGTATGCCAGTCGAACTTGACGCTGATATGGAAACGGTCGCTGAAGAATCGCCGTTGGTCAACGCCGTCACGAACGATGTCACCGTCAACGACGTGGCACAGACCATCCTTCACTGGGGCGGTCTGCCAGTGATGTCCGACGACGAGCGAGAAGTTGGGGACATGGTTGCTGGTGCTCAGGCCTGCCTGCTGAACATGGGCACTGTCAGCGAGACAGGCGAGGCGACAATGCTTGAAGCCGGCGAGTCTGCCAACGACCACAGTGTCCCGGTCGTCGTTGATCCCGTCGGTGTCGGTGCGACGCCGACACGGAACCGAGTCGCCGAGCGTCTCGTCACAGAACTCGATGTCGCGATAGTCAAGGGAAACTACGGCGAGATCACAGCCTTAGTCGGCGACGAAGCCGAAGTTAGAGGCGTCGAGTCCATTGGCGAGTACTCCAATATCGCGACGACGGCCGTCGCCGCTGCGCAAACGTTCAACACTGTTGTCGTCGCCTCCGGCGAGACAGACATCGTTGCGACTGAGGACGTCGCCTACCAAGTCAGCGCCGGCCACTCCAAGATGGGAACTATCGTCGGCACAGGGTGTATGCTCGGAGCGACAGTCGCAGCGTTTGCAGGGGCTATCGACGACACCGCACACGCCGCACTGGCCGGAACCGCCGCCTTCAGTTTGGCTGGGGAAGCCGCCGCAAACGGTGACTTCGGTAAGGTCCACGGACCAGCGAGTTTCAACGTCTCATTCAAAGACGCCATCGCTGGTCTCGCCGGCGTCGACACTGCCGACGCTAGGAGCCGAATCAAGGAAGTACTCTCGACTACTGAGGCATGAGCCTCGGTTCGCTTGTCACTCCTGGATCCGTTGGTATCAGCCCGTCGTAAGCGGCCCAAGTGAATGGACAAGGTTGCCCGCAAGTTCACCGTCTGGGACCCAGATGTGGGCTTGGAGAAAGGCAACCTCTACCGGACTTTCGGCAAAGAGCGAACTTAGGACCCGCTCGGCGAGATTCAGATCCAGATTAGCGATGCCGACCACGCCGACTCACTCTGTGAAGGCGAGTAGGTAGGATTAACAATAGTTGAGATTGGCGCTCTCAATGCATACGCCTCAAGCCTCGTCTGCTCAGTACATCAGAGTCGGTCGAGCGGCTTGTGGAAATATAGGATTTCAACAGAGATACTATTGTTACTTATCGGCTCTTTCGTTGGAGAAGTTACGATCTATACCGATCCCAATGGTTACTCCTGAAATCAGTATCCCTGCGAAAAGAAGCATATCACTTGGCTTGAAATCGGAAACAACGAATGCGGAGTTATAATTAATCTTTATATTGCCGAGAACTACACCGTGCCGGGTGCATTCATAGAAGATATCCCTTCCGCTACATGTCTTCCCAATAACAAATGGTTCAGCGTTCCCGTCGGCAAGGCAATTGGATTATATACACCATCTTTGTCCTGTTCATCCGCGGCTTACCAGGGTGGGAAGCCTTGCTCGCGGGTTCCCCCTCCGCTGAGTGGGTTCCGTCAATAACACTAGCTTTTCTCTGGGGTGCATTCGGTGTTTTTGGACTCTATGGCGCAACGTTTGCCCCCTCCACAGACTCGCTGAAGCAGCGTGCCAACCACCAATGGGGCATGTTAGTAGTACTTATAACCATCTTTGTCGCCGGGCTATTCTTTCTTACCCAGGCTTATCGATTCGTCACTGTCGGCGTAAATGTCATTTGTACATCCATATTGCTCCTACTTTTGTTGTACGCCAATAAATAGAAAATTCGCGATAAGAAACAAGCACAGGCGTAACGAGTGTTATTTTCCACAATATAGATGTAGGAAAATAGGGTGTTATAAAAGAGGTCTCACACCGTGGGGGCTGGCATGTCTAGTTGAGCGACTTTGAGTGGCTACGCTGCCGGAAGTCGTCAAAATTCGCGTGTATAGTTGGTGGTTCAACATGATTGAGCGTTTGGAGAGCAATCTGAGTCAGTTTCCGTTCACTGGATCGTCCAAATACATACATTACAGCCCCGCTACACCCGCTGTAGTCTCAACTTCCCCCGGCGTGCAGTAGTTGAGACTGGCGCTCTCAATGCATACGGCTC
Proteins encoded:
- a CDS encoding IS1595 family transposase, with product MSSAQPAFGAMFRELIELGIVEIDAEPLDAGIERRLKEFWENTSCPRCGHNSVRTWPHLDRVHCRDCNFKPVYTYGTPFHEKHLSCGEVLLAFTLYADTLLSINQIAPLLGRAYKTVHTAIREVEAAVQRGFPVVWGLLDQTIDGPTQVDESGKVCSGYKGQEPPRNSRSRGGSSQTGRSRWRGRHGDQLTLVAACRDSLRVIRGQLGIDYSGDLEPVIQEAGDLSQPLGEVWTDGLQAYREMERDHRTVVHKEQYVSPDGVHINQAECLFSLVQPWLRKFRGLSKQGLEQAAHTFGIVRSLNLAGESTESIIDCVVIGAFHSFT
- the thiM gene encoding hydroxyethylthiazole kinase yields the protein MPVELDADMETVAEESPLVNAVTNDVTVNDVAQTILHWGGLPVMSDDEREVGDMVAGAQACLLNMGTVSETGEATMLEAGESANDHSVPVVVDPVGVGATPTRNRVAERLVTELDVAIVKGNYGEITALVGDEAEVRGVESIGEYSNIATTAVAAAQTFNTVVVASGETDIVATEDVAYQVSAGHSKMGTIVGTGCMLGATVAAFAGAIDDTAHAALAGTAAFSLAGEAAANGDFGKVHGPASFNVSFKDAIAGLAGVDTADARSRIKEVLSTTEA